One segment of Amycolatopsis alba DSM 44262 DNA contains the following:
- a CDS encoding ABC transporter substrate-binding protein: MRRTVAAFCAGIALLAVLAAGCGNPLAGGAEGGTTGDIIIGASDVGESLLLAQIYAGALRNAGAENVTVRPPVGSREVVVKALQDKSLSVVPDYSGNLLRYFDKDTQATTPQDVYAQLKQKLPSGFEVLEQAPAEDKDLLVVRKELADSGIRTFSDLGKRCKELVLGGPGQWSSRWKDKIKTLYGCEFAEIRTTDTGGPVTVAALKSGDIQVADLFSTSSSIAANGFVPLVDDKNMFPAQNIVPLVAKGTLSPKEVDALNRVSAALTTDQLTELNVQFSEEKRNPLDVAEEFLRRNNLLAPA, from the coding sequence ATGAGGCGGACGGTGGCGGCGTTCTGCGCCGGGATCGCTTTGCTGGCGGTGCTGGCGGCGGGCTGTGGCAACCCGCTCGCAGGTGGTGCCGAAGGCGGTACGACCGGTGACATCATCATCGGCGCGTCCGACGTCGGGGAAAGTCTTCTGCTGGCCCAGATCTACGCGGGAGCGTTGCGCAACGCGGGCGCGGAGAACGTGACCGTGCGCCCGCCGGTCGGCAGCCGCGAGGTCGTCGTCAAGGCATTGCAGGACAAATCGCTTTCGGTGGTACCGGATTACAGCGGGAACCTGTTGCGCTACTTCGACAAGGACACGCAGGCGACCACCCCGCAGGACGTCTACGCGCAGCTGAAGCAGAAGCTGCCGTCCGGGTTCGAGGTGCTCGAACAGGCGCCGGCCGAGGACAAGGATCTTCTGGTGGTGCGCAAGGAACTCGCCGATTCCGGGATCAGGACGTTCTCCGATCTCGGCAAGCGGTGCAAGGAACTCGTGCTCGGTGGTCCCGGCCAGTGGAGCAGCCGTTGGAAAGACAAGATCAAGACCCTCTACGGCTGCGAGTTCGCCGAGATCCGCACGACCGACACCGGCGGCCCGGTCACGGTCGCGGCGCTGAAGTCCGGTGACATCCAGGTCGCCGACCTGTTCAGCACGTCGTCGTCGATCGCCGCGAACGGGTTCGTGCCGCTGGTGGACGACAAGAACATGTTCCCCGCGCAGAACATCGTCCCCCTCGTCGCGAAGGGGACGTTGTCGCCGAAGGAGGTCGACGCGCTGAACCGGGTTTCGGCCGCGCTCACGACTGATCAGCTGACCGAATTGAACGTCCAGTTCAGCGAGGAGAAGCGCAACCCGCTCGACGTCGCCGAGGAGTTCCTGCGCCGGAACAACCTTCTCGCGCCCGCCTAG
- a CDS encoding ABC transporter permease, with amino-acid sequence MGDFFAELGRYLGSANNRSQFFGDLLDHIYLSLVPLVLGLVIAVLAGWLGHRFAAVRSVLLVVSNLLYTIPSLALFVVIPGIIGSKILDSVNVIVALTVYTSALLVRPVLDALDAVPPHVVAAATAVGYKPARRFLTVELPLSVPVLAAGVRVASVSNISLVSVGALIGTGGLGVLFTDGFQREYFSPIVVGIVATLLLALIVDLLLVRLRDLLTPWDRAATTAGAK; translated from the coding sequence ATGGGCGACTTCTTCGCGGAGCTCGGACGTTATCTGGGCAGCGCCAACAACCGCTCGCAGTTCTTCGGCGACCTGCTGGACCACATCTACCTCTCGCTGGTCCCGCTGGTGCTGGGCCTGGTGATCGCGGTGCTGGCAGGCTGGCTCGGCCACCGGTTCGCCGCGGTCCGGTCCGTGCTGCTGGTGGTGTCGAACCTGCTGTACACGATCCCGTCGCTCGCCCTGTTCGTGGTGATCCCCGGCATCATCGGCTCGAAGATCCTCGACAGCGTCAACGTCATCGTCGCGCTGACCGTCTACACCTCGGCCCTGCTGGTGCGGCCGGTGCTGGACGCGCTCGACGCCGTCCCGCCGCATGTCGTCGCCGCGGCAACGGCGGTCGGCTACAAACCCGCGCGCCGCTTCCTCACCGTGGAGCTGCCGCTTTCGGTGCCGGTGCTCGCGGCGGGTGTCCGGGTGGCCTCGGTCAGCAACATCAGCCTGGTCAGCGTCGGCGCGCTGATCGGCACCGGCGGGCTCGGCGTGCTGTTCACCGACGGCTTCCAGCGCGAGTACTTCTCGCCGATCGTCGTCGGGATCGTCGCGACCCTGCTGCTCGCGCTGATCGTCGACCTGCTGCTGGTCCGGCTCCGCGATCTCCTCACGCCCTGGGACCGGGCGGCGACCACGGCGGGGGCGAAATGA
- a CDS encoding ABC transporter permease: MIGDVLNWFGDPAHWQGPDGILTRLLQHLGYTVLALVFALIIAIPLGLYVGHTGRGAVLLVSGGNAIRALPTLGLVTFLFLLFTESEISTIIGLVVLAIPPILAGTYAGLQATDHGVVDAAQGIGMTGWQRLWKVEVPISLPLVLGGVRNSVLQLVATAAVAAYVGLGGLGRFLLDGLAILDYPQVVAGALLTTLLAVVLDLALAGVQRLLVPKGVRLAQVASGKKAKA; encoded by the coding sequence ATGATCGGCGACGTCCTGAACTGGTTCGGCGACCCGGCCCACTGGCAGGGCCCGGACGGCATCCTCACCCGGCTGCTGCAGCATCTCGGCTACACGGTGCTGGCGCTGGTCTTCGCGCTGATCATCGCGATCCCGCTCGGGCTCTACGTCGGGCACACCGGCCGCGGCGCGGTCCTGCTGGTGAGCGGTGGCAACGCGATCCGCGCGCTGCCGACGCTGGGACTGGTGACCTTCCTGTTCCTGCTCTTCACCGAAAGCGAGATCTCGACGATCATCGGGCTCGTTGTGCTCGCCATCCCGCCGATCCTCGCCGGGACGTACGCGGGCCTGCAGGCGACCGACCACGGCGTGGTCGACGCGGCGCAGGGCATCGGGATGACCGGCTGGCAGCGGCTGTGGAAGGTCGAGGTGCCCATCTCGCTGCCGCTGGTGCTCGGCGGGGTGCGGAACTCGGTGCTGCAACTGGTGGCGACGGCCGCCGTGGCCGCGTACGTCGGGCTCGGCGGGCTCGGCCGGTTCCTGCTCGACGGACTGGCCATTTTGGACTATCCCCAGGTGGTGGCGGGCGCGCTCCTGACGACGCTGCTCGCCGTCGTGCTGGATCTGGCACTGGCGGGCGTCCAGCGGCTGCTGGTGCCCAAGGGTGTCCGGTTGGCGCAGGTGGCGAGCGGGAAGAAGGCGAAGGCATGA
- a CDS encoding S8 family peptidase, which yields MNNSLGSLKRRLPVFGVTAAVAVLTALGGTTVASAAEGSIVNAGSAKAIKDSYIVVLKDGSSVEATAKSVTNRHGGTVEKTFASSVRGFSGALTEKQAKRVAADPAVAYVEQNQTVSISTDQLNPPSWGLDRVDQQSLPLDQKYSYTTTASNVTAYVVDTGILTTHPDFGGRATHGRDTVDNDNDATDCNGHGTHVAGTIGGTAHGLAKGVKLVAVRVLNCSGSGTTAGVIAGIDWVTANAVKPAVANMSLGGGASATLDQAVQRSIAAGVTYGVAAGNDYGANACNTSPARTPEAITVGSTTNTDAKSDFSNIGTCLDIFAPGSGITSAWLNNGTNTISGTSMATPHVVGAAALYVSANPTATPAQVRDALVNAGVKDKVTSPGAGSPNVLLNTGTGGGPGPEPTPCGTQTNSGVIAIPDAGAAVTSTITVANCARNASGTTKVAVNITHTYVGDLVIDLVAPDGTSYRLKGSSNDSSDNINTTYTVNAAAEAANGAWKLKVQDVYRVDTGTLNSWSLTV from the coding sequence TTGAACAATTCCCTGGGATCCTTGAAGAGACGACTGCCGGTATTCGGCGTCACGGCGGCTGTCGCCGTGCTGACCGCGCTCGGCGGCACCACCGTCGCGTCGGCGGCGGAAGGTTCGATCGTCAACGCGGGCAGCGCGAAGGCGATCAAGGACAGCTACATCGTCGTGCTGAAGGACGGCTCGTCGGTCGAGGCCACCGCGAAGAGCGTGACGAACCGGCACGGCGGCACGGTCGAGAAGACCTTCGCGTCGTCGGTCCGCGGCTTCTCCGGTGCTCTGACCGAAAAGCAGGCGAAGCGCGTCGCCGCCGACCCCGCGGTCGCTTACGTGGAGCAGAACCAGACCGTTTCCATCTCGACGGATCAGCTGAACCCGCCGTCGTGGGGCCTCGACCGGGTCGACCAGCAGAGCCTCCCGCTTGACCAGAAGTACAGCTACACCACCACGGCGTCGAACGTCACCGCGTACGTCGTCGACACCGGCATCCTCACCACGCACCCCGATTTCGGGGGCCGCGCCACGCACGGCCGTGACACCGTCGACAACGACAACGACGCCACGGACTGCAACGGCCACGGCACCCACGTCGCCGGCACCATCGGCGGTACCGCGCACGGTCTGGCCAAGGGCGTCAAACTCGTCGCCGTCCGCGTGCTGAACTGCTCCGGTTCCGGGACGACCGCCGGTGTCATCGCCGGTATCGACTGGGTGACCGCGAACGCCGTCAAGCCCGCCGTCGCGAACATGAGCCTCGGTGGCGGCGCCTCGGCGACGCTCGACCAGGCCGTCCAGCGGTCGATCGCGGCAGGCGTCACCTACGGCGTCGCGGCCGGTAACGACTACGGCGCCAACGCGTGCAACACCTCCCCGGCCCGCACGCCCGAGGCGATCACCGTCGGCTCGACCACGAACACCGACGCCAAGTCCGACTTCTCCAACATCGGCACCTGCCTCGACATCTTCGCGCCGGGCAGCGGCATCACGTCGGCGTGGCTGAACAACGGCACCAACACCATCAGCGGCACCTCGATGGCGACCCCGCACGTCGTCGGCGCGGCGGCTCTGTACGTCTCCGCCAACCCGACGGCCACCCCGGCCCAGGTCCGTGACGCGCTGGTCAACGCGGGCGTCAAGGACAAGGTGACCAGCCCCGGCGCCGGCTCGCCGAACGTGCTGCTCAACACCGGTACCGGCGGTGGCCCCGGCCCCGAGCCGACGCCGTGTGGCACGCAGACCAACAGCGGCGTCATCGCCATCCCCGACGCCGGTGCCGCGGTGACGAGCACGATCACCGTCGCGAACTGCGCCCGCAACGCTTCGGGCACCACCAAGGTCGCGGTGAACATCACCCACACCTACGTCGGTGACCTGGTCATCGACCTGGTCGCGCCGGACGGCACCTCGTACCGCCTGAAGGGTTCGAGCAACGACTCGTCCGACAACATCAACACCACGTACACCGTCAACGCCGCGGCCGAGGCCGCGAACGGCGCCTGGAAGCTCAAGGTGCAGGACGTGTACCGGGTCGACACCGGCACGCTCAACAGCTGGTCGCTGACCGTCTGA
- a CDS encoding dTDP-4-dehydrorhamnose 3,5-epimerase family protein, with translation MQARRLSISDCFEFTPRVFPDHRGLFVAPYQEEAFVEAVGHRLRLAQTNTSVSQRGAVRGLHFADTPPGQAKYVYCPSGSLLDVIVDIRVGSPTFGEWTSVLLDSAEYKAVYIAEGLGHAFMSLEDNTVMSYLCSEPYNPAGEHGVNPLDADLALPWPRDIEPVVSEKDTGAPYLKEALEQGLLPRYDECVAYYEKLRTGN, from the coding sequence ATGCAAGCCAGGCGCCTCAGCATCTCCGACTGTTTCGAATTCACCCCGCGCGTTTTCCCCGATCACCGCGGCCTGTTCGTGGCGCCGTACCAAGAGGAAGCGTTCGTCGAAGCGGTCGGGCACCGGCTTCGCCTGGCCCAGACCAACACCAGCGTTTCCCAGCGCGGCGCCGTCCGCGGGCTGCATTTCGCGGACACCCCGCCGGGGCAGGCGAAATACGTGTACTGCCCGAGCGGTTCGCTGCTGGACGTCATCGTCGACATCCGCGTCGGCTCACCCACTTTCGGCGAATGGACGTCCGTGCTGCTCGACAGCGCCGAGTACAAGGCGGTCTACATCGCCGAAGGCCTCGGCCACGCTTTCATGTCGCTCGAAGACAACACGGTCATGTCCTATCTCTGCTCCGAGCCGTACAACCCGGCGGGCGAGCACGGCGTCAACCCGCTCGACGCCGATCTCGCGTTGCCGTGGCCGCGGGACATCGAACCCGTGGTGTCCGAAAAGGACACCGGCGCGCCTTACCTGAAAGAAGCCCTGGAGCAGGGGTTGCTGCCGCGGTACGACGAATGCGTGGCGTATTACGAGAAGTTGCGGACCGGGAACTGA
- a CDS encoding Ig-like domain-containing protein → MAVLVENQVDGPNCYCAGYVVPAQGEGSVGSGSTHPLAALRGTLSEDSTQTLTIVVDHDVPFLMGSVTTESGAYPAGVNVTLKDPGGNTVTPSQTDARFVVCNNNDPRMLQSCMIRTPMPGTWTVTVENADNSSYVFFSTMPTAAQYPTIYNTLTPLADRDALGAGPEGASGCWGCKITCWVVAVAAAALLGLAAALLTAGAAPVIACAVLLGSVGLAISAAGVVVILQALLAGAGAAVGIIVLNMCSWVNACPTGVTATLTSPATGETVRRTVLVNATATNATTVAFYVAQQTLIGTATSGLNWNIDWDTTQISNGEHTVSALATGSNGASWSPAVKVIVQN, encoded by the coding sequence GTGGCCGTGCTCGTCGAGAACCAAGTCGACGGTCCGAATTGTTATTGTGCGGGATACGTGGTTCCCGCCCAAGGGGAGGGCTCGGTGGGATCCGGGTCGACTCATCCGCTGGCGGCTTTGCGAGGCACTTTGAGTGAGGACTCCACTCAAACGTTGACGATCGTCGTCGACCATGACGTGCCTTTTCTCATGGGCAGCGTGACAACGGAAAGCGGTGCCTATCCCGCCGGGGTCAATGTCACCTTGAAGGACCCCGGTGGCAATACGGTGACGCCCAGCCAGACCGACGCCCGTTTCGTCGTGTGCAACAACAATGACCCGAGGATGCTGCAAAGCTGCATGATCCGGACACCCATGCCGGGTACCTGGACCGTCACGGTGGAGAACGCCGACAACAGCTCCTACGTGTTCTTCTCCACGATGCCGACAGCGGCGCAGTACCCCACCATCTACAACACGCTGACCCCGCTCGCCGACCGGGATGCGCTGGGGGCGGGACCAGAGGGGGCCAGCGGGTGCTGGGGATGCAAGATCACCTGCTGGGTCGTCGCCGTCGCGGCCGCCGCGCTGCTCGGGCTCGCCGCCGCGTTGCTCACGGCAGGCGCCGCCCCCGTCATCGCCTGCGCGGTGTTGTTGGGATCGGTCGGTCTCGCCATTTCGGCGGCGGGTGTCGTGGTCATCCTGCAGGCCTTGCTGGCGGGGGCGGGGGCCGCGGTGGGGATCATCGTGCTCAACATGTGCTCCTGGGTGAACGCCTGCCCGACCGGGGTCACGGCGACGCTCACCAGCCCGGCGACGGGAGAGACGGTCAGGAGGACGGTCCTCGTGAACGCCACGGCCACGAACGCGACCACGGTGGCGTTCTACGTCGCCCAGCAGACGCTCATCGGCACCGCCACGTCCGGGCTCAACTGGAACATCGACTGGGATACGACCCAGATCTCGAACGGAGAGCACACGGTGTCGGCCTTGGCCACGGGATCGAACGGTGCGTCCTGGTCGCCCGCGGTGAAAGTCATCGTCCAGAACTAG
- a CDS encoding GNAT family N-acetyltransferase: MLIRQEIPADIEAIHAVHLAAFAKHSVPVVEAKLVDELRADGDLIGALSIVAERDGKVVGHVCCSPSRLGSDEKSTVGLGPLGVLPEHHATGVGSALVHAVLGAADALGYGAVVLLGDPNYYSRFGFVLAERHGITPPVADWAPHFQVRTLRAYTPELQGEFRYSPAFDRL, from the coding sequence ATGCTGATCCGACAGGAAATCCCGGCCGACATCGAGGCGATCCACGCCGTCCATCTGGCCGCGTTCGCGAAACACAGCGTCCCGGTGGTCGAGGCGAAGCTCGTCGACGAGCTCCGTGCGGACGGTGATCTGATCGGCGCACTGTCCATCGTGGCCGAACGCGACGGGAAGGTCGTCGGCCACGTCTGCTGCAGCCCGTCCCGGCTCGGCTCCGACGAGAAGTCGACGGTGGGCCTCGGCCCGCTCGGCGTCCTGCCCGAGCATCACGCCACCGGCGTCGGCTCCGCGCTCGTGCACGCCGTCCTCGGCGCGGCGGACGCGCTCGGCTACGGGGCCGTGGTCCTGCTGGGCGACCCGAACTACTACTCCCGCTTCGGCTTCGTACTCGCCGAAAGGCACGGGATCACGCCGCCGGTCGCGGACTGGGCGCCGCATTTCCAGGTCCGCACCCTGCGCGCGTACACCCCGGAACTCCAGGGCGAGTTCCGCTATTCCCCGGCCTTCGACCGCCTCTAG
- a CDS encoding NAD(P)-dependent malic enzyme — MTGTTMTTPVTDTEIFEGHEGGKLSVAATRPISSPRDLSVAYTPGVAKVSRAIAEDAAKAKRYTWADRLVVVVSDGTAVLGLGDIGASASLPVMEGKSVLFKTFGGLDSIPLVLDTTDVDEIIETLVRLRPSFGAVNLEDISAPRCFELEDRLKEALDCPVMHDDQHGTAIVTLAALRGANQVLGKDISGQRVVVSGAGAAGVACARILQNAGVADVTVLDSRGIIHSGREGLNPIKQKLAETTNTAGLRGGLGEALKGADVFLGLSGATIDESLLAGMADDAIVFALSNPDPEVHPAAASRYAKIVATGRSDFPNQINNVLAFPGVFRGALDSGARAITENMKLAAAEAIFAVAQDDLGPDRIVPSPLDPRVAPEVAAAVAKAAEADGVV; from the coding sequence ATGACGGGAACCACGATGACCACGCCAGTGACGGACACCGAGATCTTCGAAGGGCACGAGGGCGGCAAGCTCTCCGTGGCCGCGACGCGCCCGATCTCCTCGCCCCGTGACCTCTCGGTCGCGTACACGCCTGGGGTGGCGAAGGTGAGCCGGGCGATCGCCGAGGACGCGGCCAAGGCGAAGCGGTACACGTGGGCGGACAGGCTGGTCGTGGTGGTCAGCGACGGTACGGCGGTGCTCGGTCTCGGTGACATCGGCGCGAGCGCTTCGCTGCCGGTCATGGAGGGCAAGTCGGTCCTGTTCAAGACCTTCGGCGGGCTCGACTCCATCCCGCTGGTGCTCGACACGACCGACGTCGACGAGATCATCGAGACCCTGGTCCGGCTGCGCCCGTCGTTCGGCGCGGTGAACCTGGAGGACATCTCGGCGCCGCGCTGCTTCGAGCTGGAAGACCGGCTCAAAGAGGCCCTCGACTGCCCGGTCATGCACGACGACCAGCACGGTACGGCGATCGTCACGCTGGCCGCGCTGCGCGGGGCGAACCAGGTTCTCGGCAAGGACATCTCCGGCCAGCGCGTGGTCGTCTCGGGCGCGGGCGCGGCCGGGGTGGCCTGCGCCAGGATCCTGCAGAACGCCGGCGTCGCGGACGTCACCGTGCTCGACTCGCGCGGCATCATCCACTCCGGGCGCGAAGGCCTGAACCCGATCAAGCAGAAGCTCGCCGAGACGACGAACACGGCGGGCTTGCGCGGCGGCCTCGGCGAAGCGCTGAAGGGCGCCGACGTCTTCCTGGGCCTGTCCGGGGCGACCATCGACGAGTCCCTGCTGGCCGGGATGGCCGACGACGCGATCGTGTTCGCGCTGTCCAATCCGGACCCGGAGGTCCACCCGGCCGCGGCGTCGCGGTACGCCAAGATCGTGGCGACCGGGCGCAGCGACTTCCCGAACCAGATCAACAACGTGCTGGCGTTCCCCGGTGTCTTCCGCGGCGCGCTGGACTCCGGCGCGCGGGCGATCACGGAGAACATGAAGCTGGCCGCCGCCGAGGCGATCTTCGCCGTCGCGCAGGACGACCTGGGCCCGGACCGCATCGTCCCGAGCCCGCTGGACCCGCGCGTCGCGCCCGAGGTGGCCGCCGCGGTCGCGAAGGCCGCGGAGGCCGACGGCGTCGTCTAG
- a CDS encoding bis-aminopropyl spermidine synthase family protein produces MSLSVDDVLAAHGVHVRPLHRVISLLRADWRDLGELVRVSTAPRRSVEDVLNALGDDLERTESRMRLAPAAREKYARFETPDRKTDPDLLKTITSYVENVPAPLAALDHVQATPETVLDRALWLDERYDLGKAKLLFLGDHDLTSLAVRALRPDADLTVVDLDDRVLAYIDELSERSVRTLHTDLRVGLPPSVTGRMDLVFSDPPYTPEGMGLFAARGVQALTEPSDGRLLLAYGYSPRHPALGAQVQRALATLGLTFEAILPDFNRYFGAQAIGSAADLYVCQPTAKSKKNRGGKGKAAIYTHGPQSVESAGAAKPSLLDKLHEIATEGGLALESRPVDWSVSGPEGDAVAMDLSADPGPWLLRTLLGTNARRLALLVPNSHPDLTNAEAQGALNGLIGRKYKLRLLRSTPDNRHAVVVADAVEHQEELLTRAHARLANVSLDVPSDLTDARLIDLPRHRLAELIG; encoded by the coding sequence GTGAGTCTCTCCGTCGATGACGTCCTCGCGGCGCACGGTGTCCACGTGCGACCGCTCCATCGGGTGATTTCCCTGCTCCGGGCGGATTGGCGGGACCTCGGCGAACTGGTCCGGGTCAGTACCGCGCCACGCCGGAGTGTCGAAGACGTCCTGAACGCGCTCGGCGACGACCTCGAGCGCACCGAGTCGCGCATGCGGCTGGCCCCCGCCGCCCGTGAGAAGTACGCGCGCTTCGAGACCCCGGACCGGAAAACCGACCCGGACCTGCTGAAGACCATCACCAGCTACGTCGAAAACGTGCCGGCGCCGCTGGCCGCGCTCGACCACGTGCAGGCGACCCCGGAGACCGTGCTCGACCGGGCGCTGTGGCTGGACGAACGGTACGACCTCGGCAAGGCGAAGCTGCTGTTCCTTGGCGACCACGACCTCACTTCCCTGGCCGTGCGCGCGTTGCGGCCCGACGCGGACCTCACGGTCGTCGATCTCGACGACCGCGTGCTGGCCTACATCGACGAACTCAGCGAGCGGTCCGTCCGCACCCTGCACACGGATCTGCGGGTCGGACTGCCACCGTCGGTGACCGGGCGGATGGATCTCGTGTTCAGTGATCCGCCTTACACCCCCGAAGGAATGGGCTTGTTCGCCGCGCGCGGGGTCCAGGCCCTCACCGAACCCTCGGACGGGCGGCTGCTGCTCGCCTACGGCTACAGCCCCCGGCATCCCGCTCTGGGCGCGCAGGTGCAGCGGGCGCTCGCGACGCTCGGGCTGACCTTCGAGGCGATCCTGCCGGATTTCAACCGGTACTTCGGCGCGCAGGCGATCGGGAGCGCGGCGGACCTCTACGTCTGCCAGCCGACCGCGAAGTCGAAGAAGAACCGCGGCGGCAAAGGAAAGGCCGCGATCTACACGCACGGACCGCAGTCGGTGGAGTCCGCAGGCGCGGCCAAGCCGTCCCTGCTGGACAAGCTGCACGAAATCGCCACCGAGGGCGGGCTGGCGCTGGAGTCACGGCCGGTCGACTGGTCCGTTTCCGGGCCCGAAGGCGACGCGGTCGCGATGGATCTTTCGGCCGACCCCGGCCCGTGGCTGCTGCGGACCCTGCTGGGCACCAACGCGCGGCGGCTGGCGCTGCTGGTCCCGAACTCGCATCCCGACCTGACGAACGCCGAGGCGCAAGGCGCGCTCAACGGGCTGATCGGGCGGAAGTACAAACTGCGGCTGCTGCGGAGCACCCCGGACAACCGGCACGCCGTCGTCGTCGCGGACGCGGTCGAGCATCAGGAAGAGCTGCTGACCCGTGCGCACGCGCGGCTGGCGAACGTCTCGCTGGACGTCCCTTCGGACCTGACGGACGCGCGGCTGATCGACCTGCCGCGGCATCGGCTGGCGGAACTGATCGGCTGA
- a CDS encoding SMP-30/gluconolactonase/LRE family protein, with amino-acid sequence MNTLLDGLKLPESARWHDGRLWLANWGGGEILAVTPGGESEVIANVPNAMPLTFDWLPDGRLIIVDGPNAKLLNADLSVYADLAPVAAFCNEVVADGRGNAFVNGSHDLQAPGVLAVVTPDGEVRQVADGILFGNGMAVTPDDKTLIVAESYGNRLTAFDIGEDGSLSGRRVWADLGGDHPDGISLDAEGAVWYADVAAKHCVRVREGGEVLQKVESDRGCFSCTLGGEDGRSLYVLAAEWHGWENPFGDGPTGQVQVEKL; translated from the coding sequence ATGAACACCCTGCTCGACGGCCTCAAGCTCCCCGAATCCGCGCGCTGGCACGACGGCCGTCTCTGGCTGGCGAACTGGGGCGGCGGCGAGATCCTCGCGGTCACCCCCGGCGGCGAGAGCGAAGTCATCGCGAACGTGCCGAACGCGATGCCGCTCACCTTCGACTGGCTTCCCGACGGCCGCCTGATCATCGTCGACGGCCCGAACGCGAAGCTGCTCAACGCCGACCTGAGCGTCTACGCGGACCTCGCCCCCGTCGCCGCGTTCTGCAACGAGGTCGTGGCAGACGGCCGAGGAAACGCCTTCGTCAACGGCTCGCACGACCTCCAGGCACCCGGCGTCCTCGCCGTCGTCACCCCGGACGGTGAGGTGCGCCAGGTCGCCGACGGGATCCTCTTCGGCAACGGCATGGCCGTCACGCCCGACGACAAGACGCTGATCGTCGCCGAGTCGTACGGCAACCGCCTCACCGCGTTCGACATCGGCGAGGACGGTTCGCTGTCCGGCAGGCGGGTGTGGGCGGACCTCGGCGGCGATCACCCCGACGGCATCTCCCTCGATGCCGAGGGCGCCGTCTGGTACGCGGACGTGGCGGCCAAGCACTGCGTCCGCGTCCGCGAAGGAGGCGAAGTGCTGCAGAAGGTCGAGTCCGATCGAGGCTGCTTCTCCTGCACCCTCGGCGGCGAAGACGGGCGTTCGCTCTACGTCCTCGCCGCCGAGTGGCACGGCTGGGAGAACCCGTTCGGCGACGGGCCGACCGGGCAGGTCCAGGTCGAAAAGCTCTAG
- a CDS encoding ABC transporter ATP-binding protein, producing MTIEFRGVTKRYPDGTVAVDDLNLTVEDGTITVFVGPSGCGKTTSLRMINRMVEPTSGAVLLDGKDVSEGDPALLRRGIGYVIQHAGLFPHRTVLDNVATVPLLTGWDKGKARKRAAELLETVGLPAELGKRYPAQLSGGQQQRVGVARALAADSPVLLMDEPFSAVDPIVREELQDELLRLQSQLGKTIVFVTHDIDEAVRLGDKIAVLRVGGVLAQYGTPSEVLRHPVDDFVASFVGKDRGYRGLSFLSAEGIVVEEINRVEVGKPVPGPSDEWLVAVNAEGQPRGWLRPGSTVDGELAETDLVAGGSLYVKGSPIRGALDAALSSPASLGVVVDDGNKVLGVVRARQVLEVIETLPLGS from the coding sequence GTGACTATCGAGTTCCGTGGCGTGACCAAGCGGTACCCGGACGGGACGGTCGCGGTCGACGACCTGAACCTCACCGTGGAGGACGGCACCATCACCGTCTTCGTCGGCCCGTCCGGCTGCGGCAAGACCACGTCGCTGCGGATGATCAACCGCATGGTCGAGCCGACGTCGGGCGCCGTGCTGCTCGACGGCAAGGACGTCAGCGAAGGCGACCCGGCGCTGCTGCGCCGCGGCATCGGCTACGTCATCCAGCACGCCGGGCTCTTTCCACACAGGACAGTCCTGGACAACGTCGCCACCGTGCCGCTGCTGACCGGCTGGGACAAGGGCAAGGCCCGCAAGCGCGCGGCCGAACTGCTCGAGACCGTCGGCCTGCCGGCGGAGCTCGGCAAGCGGTACCCCGCCCAGCTTTCCGGCGGCCAGCAGCAGCGCGTCGGCGTCGCCAGGGCGCTCGCGGCGGATTCGCCGGTGCTGCTGATGGACGAGCCGTTCTCCGCCGTCGACCCGATCGTCCGCGAGGAACTGCAGGACGAGCTGCTGCGCCTGCAGTCACAGCTGGGGAAGACGATCGTGTTCGTCACCCACGACATCGACGAGGCCGTGCGGCTCGGCGACAAGATCGCCGTGCTCCGGGTCGGTGGCGTGCTCGCGCAGTACGGCACGCCGTCCGAGGTCCTGCGCCATCCCGTCGACGACTTCGTCGCGTCGTTCGTGGGCAAGGATCGCGGCTACCGCGGCCTTTCCTTCCTTTCGGCGGAAGGGATCGTCGTCGAAGAGATCAACCGGGTCGAGGTCGGCAAGCCGGTCCCCGGTCCGTCCGACGAATGGCTGGTCGCGGTCAACGCCGAAGGCCAGCCGCGGGGCTGGCTGCGTCCTGGGTCCACTGTGGACGGGGAGCTCGCCGAGACCGACCTCGTCGCGGGCGGATCGCTGTACGTCAAGGGATCGCCGATCCGCGGCGCGCTCGACGCGGCGCTGTCTTCGCCCGCCAGCCTCGGCGTGGTGGTCGACGACGGCAACAAGGTGCTCGGCGTGGTCAGAGCCCGGCAAGTACTCGAAGTGATCGAAACGCTGCCACTGGGTTCCTGA